A part of Capsicum annuum cultivar UCD-10X-F1 chromosome 6, UCD10Xv1.1, whole genome shotgun sequence genomic DNA contains:
- the LOC107873276 gene encoding protein trichome birefringence-like 33 isoform X2 yields the protein MISAAFLASLSILVYLVLPIPFQESNKKLPFAIGETKDGCDVFSGSWVHDDSRPLYEEAECPYIQPQLTCQEHGRPDKDYQHWRWQPHGCSLPSFNATLMMETLRGKRMLYVGDSLNRGQFVSMVCLLHRLIPENAKSMETFGSLTVFTAKDYNATIEFYWAPFLLESNSDDAVVHRIFDRVVRKGSINKHGKAWKGADIVVFNTYLWWMTGLEFKILQGSFEDEVKDIVMVSTEDAYRMGMRIMLRWVKKNMDPKKTRVFFSSMSPTHQKSIDWGGEPNKNCYNETKIIEDPNYWGSDSRKSIMRVIGEVFRKSKVPITFLNITQLSSYRKDAHTSIYKKQWNPLTAEQLANPVSYADCVHWCLPGLQDTWNELLFAKLFYP from the exons ATGATTTCAGCTGCATTTTTAGCCAGCTTGAGTATTCTAGTCTATCTGGTCCTCCCAATTCCATTTCAAGAATCA AACAAGAAGTTGCCATTTGCCATTGGAGAGACAAAGGACGGCTGCGACGTGTTCAGTGGAAGTTGGGTTCACGATGACAGTCGGCCACTGTACGAGGAAGCGGAGTGTCCTTACATACAGCCACAATTGACTTGCCAAGAACATGGCCGGCCAGACAAAGATTATCAGCATTGGAGATGGCAACCTCATGGCTGCTCTCTACCAAG TTTCAATGCAACACTAATGATGGAAACGCTTCGTGGGAAGAGGATGTTATACGTGGGAGATTCCTTAAACAGAGGACAATTTGTTTCCATGGTTTGTCTTCTCCATAGACTCATTCCTGAAAATGCCAAGTCCATGGAAACTTTTGGTTCTCTCACTGTTTTCACTGCTAAG GATTACAACGCGACGATTGAGTTCTATTGGGCACCATTTCTGCTGGAATCAAATTCTGATGATGCAGTGGTACATAGAATATTTGATAGAGTTGTCCGAAAAGGCTCAATCAATAAGCACGGGAAGGCTTGGAAAGGGGCTGATATAGTCGTTTTCAATACTTATCTTTGGTGGATGACCGGCCTAGAATTCAAAATTTT GCAAGGGTCTTTTGAGGATGAAGTGAAGGATATTGTAATGGTATCCACAGAGGATGCATATCGAATGGGAATGAGGATTATGCTGCGATGGGTGAAAAAGAACATGGACCCGAAGAAAACCAGAGTCTTTTTTTCTAGCATGTCACCTACTCATCAAAA GAGCATAGATTGGGGAGGAGAACCAAATAAGAACTGTtacaatgaaacaaaaataatagagGATCCAAATTACTGGGGATCAGATAGCAGAAAAAGCATAATGAGAGTGATTGGTGAAGTGTTTCGTAAATCAAAGGTGCCTATTACATTTCTCAACATTACACAGCTCTCGAGTTATAGAAAAGATGCACATACATCAATTTACAAGAAGCAATGGAATCCATTAACAGCAGAGCAATTGGCAAATCCAGTTAGCTATGCTGATTGTGTTCATTGGTGCTTGCCTGGTCTTCAAGATACCTGGAATGAGCTTTTATTCGCCAAACTTTTCTACCCTTGA
- the LOC107873276 gene encoding protein trichome birefringence-like 33 isoform X1 — MKSPPSSSPSSSSILRKTHLSPFLFTLLAFIVFVTILYSDDFSCIFSQLEYSSLSGPPNSISRIMKNKKLPFAIGETKDGCDVFSGSWVHDDSRPLYEEAECPYIQPQLTCQEHGRPDKDYQHWRWQPHGCSLPSFNATLMMETLRGKRMLYVGDSLNRGQFVSMVCLLHRLIPENAKSMETFGSLTVFTAKDYNATIEFYWAPFLLESNSDDAVVHRIFDRVVRKGSINKHGKAWKGADIVVFNTYLWWMTGLEFKILQGSFEDEVKDIVMVSTEDAYRMGMRIMLRWVKKNMDPKKTRVFFSSMSPTHQKSIDWGGEPNKNCYNETKIIEDPNYWGSDSRKSIMRVIGEVFRKSKVPITFLNITQLSSYRKDAHTSIYKKQWNPLTAEQLANPVSYADCVHWCLPGLQDTWNELLFAKLFYP; from the exons ATGAAGTCACCtccctcttcttctccttcttcgtCTTCAATTCTCCGAAAGACTCATCTTTCTCCTTTTCTATTCACTCTGTTAGCCTTCATCGTTTTCGTCACCATTCTTTATAGTGATGATTTCAGCTGCATTTTTAGCCAGCTTGAGTATTCTAGTCTATCTGGTCCTCCCAATTCCATTTCAAGAATCA TGAAGAACAAGAAGTTGCCATTTGCCATTGGAGAGACAAAGGACGGCTGCGACGTGTTCAGTGGAAGTTGGGTTCACGATGACAGTCGGCCACTGTACGAGGAAGCGGAGTGTCCTTACATACAGCCACAATTGACTTGCCAAGAACATGGCCGGCCAGACAAAGATTATCAGCATTGGAGATGGCAACCTCATGGCTGCTCTCTACCAAG TTTCAATGCAACACTAATGATGGAAACGCTTCGTGGGAAGAGGATGTTATACGTGGGAGATTCCTTAAACAGAGGACAATTTGTTTCCATGGTTTGTCTTCTCCATAGACTCATTCCTGAAAATGCCAAGTCCATGGAAACTTTTGGTTCTCTCACTGTTTTCACTGCTAAG GATTACAACGCGACGATTGAGTTCTATTGGGCACCATTTCTGCTGGAATCAAATTCTGATGATGCAGTGGTACATAGAATATTTGATAGAGTTGTCCGAAAAGGCTCAATCAATAAGCACGGGAAGGCTTGGAAAGGGGCTGATATAGTCGTTTTCAATACTTATCTTTGGTGGATGACCGGCCTAGAATTCAAAATTTT GCAAGGGTCTTTTGAGGATGAAGTGAAGGATATTGTAATGGTATCCACAGAGGATGCATATCGAATGGGAATGAGGATTATGCTGCGATGGGTGAAAAAGAACATGGACCCGAAGAAAACCAGAGTCTTTTTTTCTAGCATGTCACCTACTCATCAAAA GAGCATAGATTGGGGAGGAGAACCAAATAAGAACTGTtacaatgaaacaaaaataatagagGATCCAAATTACTGGGGATCAGATAGCAGAAAAAGCATAATGAGAGTGATTGGTGAAGTGTTTCGTAAATCAAAGGTGCCTATTACATTTCTCAACATTACACAGCTCTCGAGTTATAGAAAAGATGCACATACATCAATTTACAAGAAGCAATGGAATCCATTAACAGCAGAGCAATTGGCAAATCCAGTTAGCTATGCTGATTGTGTTCATTGGTGCTTGCCTGGTCTTCAAGATACCTGGAATGAGCTTTTATTCGCCAAACTTTTCTACCCTTGA